GTTATTGGCTTCAAAAGATATAAGGGGGGATTGAATGTTGAAAAAGTGGTTGACACATTATCGAAAATTTAATCAACAACAAAAGAAGTTATTATGGTTTTGGTTATTGGGGCTATCAATAGTTTTTATTGGCTATATTGGCTATACGACGTTTTATTTATATAGCGATAAACAGTCAGAAAACAAATACTGGAGCCAGTATTTACATGAAAAAGAACAATTAACAACATCGCAGCAAAAACAAGCAAAAGATGCGATTTCAGTCAGTACGGGTGTCTATGTTGAGAACATTAATGAAATTAGTATTCGTAACTCCAATTTCAATGTCACATTTCAAGTCTGGTTTAAATGGGATGATCACCATGATTTGAATATGTTGGAACATTACGAAATATATAATGGCCAAATTAAGTCACAAGAAATTTTAAAAGAAAGTCGCGTTGGAAAAACGAATTATCAATTGGCACGTGTAAATGCTGTCGTCACGAAAACTTTTTGGACGACGCGATTTCCCTTAGGCTCTTATCAAATTCGCTTTTATTTAGAACCTAAAAGTCCAATTGAAAATATCGTATTACAGGCGGATCGTAAAAATTCATCGATTAATGAGAATATTAATATTTCTGGGTTTTCGGTCAAACGTTTTGACACCAATCTTTTTGTGCAAGAGTATCAAAATAATAAAGCTGACCCAGAGGCAAATGGAAATTACACAGTCACTGAATTTTTAACGGCAATTGAATTAAACCGTGAAAATATTGGGTTATATATCAAATGTTTTATTGCTCTGGTGGGGACTTTAGGTTGGGTCTTAATTGTTTTATTCATTTGTACGTACCATAATGTAGATCCATTGGGGATGATTCCAAGTGCATTATTTGGTACTGTAAGTAATATTTTAGTTGGGGCAAACTTGGTTCCCGATGCACTACACACGGGCTTATTGGAGTTTGTTAATATTTTTGGCATCATTGTTATTTTGTTTTCATCCTTTGCTGTCATCACCATTAATCGACAGCGTTCTTACTATCACGATGATGATTTTGCTGCTTTTTTTGGCCGCCATATTTTTTGGATGGTCGCCATATTTACGGTGGCGGGAAATATCTTGTTACCAATGGCAGCTTATAATTTTTAAGCAAAAAATGTAAAAGTGCGCCAAAAACAGTGGATGTTTTTGGCGCACTTTTTAGGCGATAATGAAAGTATAGATTTTTCATAAGGAAAAACAGTGACCGATTGTTTTAGCTTTTTTTACAGAAAAATAGCGTTGCTAGATTAATAGTCGCCCCGACTAAGTTTCATTTTGTCTATTTTGCGACTATTTAAAAACCAGTACTGATGATAATCTCCAACAAGGGCGGTAAAGGGAACACCGACAATACCTTGTTGTGTTAATTTTTCTTCTAAATAAACTTTTAGAATCCAAGGATCTTCAAGTGCCGATTGCTCTAAGTGCAATATCCGTTCAATTTTTGCAGGAGAGACGTTAAAATCTTCAGCAATTAAGGTAGGACTTAAAGAAGCACGACACATATTTTCTTGTAGTTGTGCAATCGTATCAATTGTTTGTTGGGTAGTTAATGACATGCTATTCACTCCTTATGCAAATGGATCATTACAATTTTTTTAAATAAAAAGTTGTAATTACAACTTTTTACAACGGCTAATATACGTTTTCCTTCTATAGTTGTCAATGGAAAAGTTGTAAATTTAACTATTTTCCATTAGACTGACTGCAGGGAGTGATAATATGTTAAAATCAGATTCCATTTCAGAAAAAATCTATCAAATTAGCAACTTACAACAAAACTTTGTCGCACAGTCATTAAAATACCTTGAGCTTAATCCAATCCAAGCACGAAGTTTAAATTATATTGCGCAGCATCCCGGTACGATTCAAAAAAATTTGGCTGGATATTTGGAAAAACCCAATGCTACAGTAACGAATATTTTGAAAAGTTTAGAAAAAGCTGATTTTATCAAACGAAAAATTCCAGTTGAAAATGAACGCCAAAAGCAATTATTCTTAACTGCTGCTGGTGAAAGAGTAATTGGCGAAGTAGAGCAGATCTTTGCCCAGTTAAATGCTTTGGTAGAATTAGAATTGACAGCCAAAGAAATTGATTCACTAAATCAAGTGTTACCCAAAGTTGCGAGCGTATTCAGTAAGGAAAAATCTTAAGTTAGTAAATGTTAAATAAAAATAGAGCTATTTCCTTAGTTACGTTGGAAATAGCTCTATTTTTTGAACCACCAAAAAAGTAGGTCGCTTTAAAAGCTGTGCTACTGTTTTCTGTCTCGTTTATTGTTTTAAGCAGCCGCTTCAGTATTTTTAAATTGTGTTTGATAAAGCTTAGCATATAAGCCATTTTTTGACATAAGTTTATTGTGTTCACCTTGTTCAATGATTTGCCCATGTTCCATAACCGCAATCTGATCGGCATTAGCAATAGTGGAAAGACGGTGGGCAATCACAATACTTGTCCGATTTTGCATAAGGTTATCCATAGCTTTTTGTACATAATATTCAGAAATAGCATCTAAAGCAGAAGTTGCTTCGTCCAAAATTAAAATTTGAGGATTTTTTAGGATGATACGAGCAATCGCAATCCGTTGCTTTTCCCCACCAGAAAGCTTAATGCCGCGATTACCAACGACAGTATCATAACCATTTGGCAATGTCATAATGAAGTCGTGAATATAAGCCGCTTTAGTAGCCGCAATTACTTCTGCTTTACTTGCATTTTCATTGGCATAAAGTAAGTTATCGTAAATTGAGCCGTTAAAAAGAAAGGTCTCTTGACTGACTACACCGATATTTTGTCTTAGACTGGTGAAAGTTACGTCTTTAATATTTTGGTTATCAATGGTAACAGTCCCACTTGTCGGATCATAAAGACGTGTGAGCAGGTGAGTTAAAGTTGATTTTCCCGCACCAGAAGGACCAACTAAAGCTAAAGTTTCACCAGGAAGAATTTGTAAGTTAATATTGTTTAAAACTTCATTTTCTTCATAACGAAAATCGACAGCGGTAAATAATACTTCACCACGACTAATGGTCAGATCTTTTGCTTGCGGGGTATTTTGGATTGTTGGCGTAATGTCCATATACTCAAAAATTCGTTCAAATAAGGCAAAAGAACGCATTAAATCAACTTGGATATTGGAAAGCTGGGTAACCGGATTATAAAGTCTACCTAAAAGTGAAGCAAAGGTGATAATGCCGCCAATAGTTAATTGTCCTTTGGTCAGTAAAAAACCACCAACTAAATAAATCAACATCGGCCCAATCGCCATTAAGACAGACATCGCCATGCGAAACTAACGCCCAGCTAAAGATTCTCTAATTTGTAAAGCAGTAACTTCTTGGTTGATTTCATCAAAGGTACTAAAAGCTTCATCTTCCTTTGTAAAAAGCTTCATTAGCGTACTGCCACTAGTGCTTAAGGTTTCTTGGGTATGTTGATTTAGTTTGCTTAAGGCACTTTGACTAGCAGCAGCAATTTGCCATCTTCTTTTGCCGACTTTACGAGTTGGCAAGATGAATAATGGAACGGTGACAAGCGCAACAGCTGCTAAAATTGGATTCATAGAAAATAACGCAAAAAGAGTCGTTGCTAAAATGAAAATGCTGCTTAGTGCATTGATAAAAGTCGTTTGAAACACTTGTTGAATGCCGTCGACATCACTGGTTAGGCGTGTCAAGATTTCCCCTTCTTTTACCGTGGTAAAAAAACTTTGAGGTAAAAAGGAAAGGTGACGGTATAAATTGTTTTTCATCGTCAGCGTAATATTTTTGGCAATCCAAGTACTTAAATAACCTTGTGCAACTTGTAAAAGGTTCAATAAAATCGTAGCCGAAATTGAAAGGCCCACGAGAATGCCTAATTGCGGTAAATTGTGTTTTGGCAAAGCTATGTCGACTATTTTTTGTAATAAAAGTGATGGCACAAGTCCCAGCGTGGAAGTAGCAAAAATTAAAAGAATTACCAGGATAAGTTTTAAGGCATGTGGTTTGAAATAATTGAGGATTCGACGGATGAAACTAAGTGTCAATTCAGGTTTTTTTGTTTGGTCAAAGTCAAAGCGCATTCGAGCCATTAAATCCCCTCCGTTTATTAGTTAGGTACCTAATTATTATACTACCTTTTTTGAAATTTGTAAATAGATAGGCACCTAACTATTTGACGAAAGAAAAATCATTGCGTAAAATTAGAACAATAAAGGATGTGTTTTGATGAAAGAAGAAGTTTTATTTGAAGAATTTCAGCGTTTGAATCGTTTGATGCGACGACGCCTAAAACATAAAACAAAGAAAGAGGAATTTTCCTTTGGTCAGAACCGATTATTACGGATTTTGGCTAGACATGAGGGGTATTCACAAAAAGAATTAGCTGAAATGATGCATATCAGACCCGCGTCATTAAGTGAACTATTGAAAAAATTGAGCCAAAAAGGATATTTAATTAAAAAGCAAAATGAAACGGATCGCCGCATAACCAATTATTTTCTAACTGCAGAGGGTAAAAGCTACATTTCATCAATTCAAGATGAACAAAAGCATTTGGGACAAGATTTATTTGCGACGTTATCTAGTGTAGAAAAAGAGCAATTGCATCACATCTTAAATAAATTGACCACGCGCTTGGAGGCAGAATAAATGAGCAATCTAAAAGAACGGGTACTTGTTTTTAGCGATGCTATTATCGCAATTATTTTGACGATCATGGTGTTGGAAATTCCAATTAAGTATGCCAGTAGCGGTGATATTGTCTGGCAAACATTATTATCTGCTGTGGGCATTTATTTTATTAGTTTTTGTTTTGTAGCGAATTTATGGTTTCAAACGGCGTATGCTTTTAATCGAATTGAACAAGTTAAAAACAAGAGCTTGGTGGTTTATCTGCTCTTGCTATTTTTCTTGTCTTTGGTCCCAGCGGCGACGCGGATTTTAATTGAAGATACAACACAGCAGACAGTTTTGATTTACGGTATTCTAACTTTAATTGTGACAGTATTGATGCGCCGCTTGGTTACGGCTTTGACGAAGCAGTCAATAACGGAAATAAATTTACAAAAACGCCGCGTAGATGAATTAAATCGCCAAGATATGCTGAGTTTTATTGCCCGCATAATTATTTTAATAATTGGCTTATTTCAGGTCCATGTTGCCTTAGTTATCTATTTGGCATTGCCAATTTTAGCCTTTTTACAAAATATGATTGATCGCGAGGAAGATCGTTTTGTTGATACATTAGACCAAACAGAACAAGCTGATTATTTTGCTGATCGTAATCAAATTTGGGGCAGTTCAATGAAACGGTATTCGAAATTATTACGCGACTCTTTAAAAGATCCCAATGAAAAGGACAGTCAACAATGGGAAGATATTATGAAAGAGTGGCTGGGAAAAGTGGATCAAGAAATTGCGATGCGACAAAAAGCTATGAAAACCGCTTCTACTCATGAACAAGAACACTTGCAACAAGAGATTAATCGACTACAAATGCAAAAATCGCGACTGCAAGAGCGCGAAAATCACTTGGAACAACGCCCGTTCAACCGCAATCACCCGAAATTTCAGCCAAGTAGCAAAAAAACACTGTCTAAAAAATAGCGCATAAATGTAAGACAAAATAATTGAAAAGAAAAAAGTTTGGCGTTATCCTTTTTATGTTGCATAAATGGGATATAGCCAAACTGGTAAGGCACTTGACTCTGAATCAAGCAATTGCAGGTTCGAACCCTGCTATCCCAATAAAAAAGCTATAACAAATTGTTCAACGACTTATGAAAATACCGTTTATTTATGAAAAGTGCTGTGGCAACTAGTTGCTACAGCACTTTTTTATGTTAATGACAAACTAGATTGCTTCTTCAAGGTAGTAGGGGCAAAAGAAAAAGGATTTTGCGCTTTTTTTTGTAGCGCATCAAGCAGGTGTTGGAATAATTCTCCTTGATATGCGTGATGCTGTAAAGCTAAGGGATAAACCTCCTTATCAGCAGTAAAGTGATCTTTGGTCACCCCGATATAAAAATCATAGTTTGTATTTTCTTGATAGATTTCATAGCTGACAAATTTGATTTGATTAAGAAAATTTGTCAAACTGGTCATCATATAGTAATTCGGTAAAGGTTGAATACCGACAAAAAGCTCGATTTGATAGTGCTTTTTTTCCACGTAAGGGTAAACAGATTCTGCTAAAAAATAAGGTAAGTCTTTGACTTGCTGGGCTGACAGTAATGTTTTTTCTAAATAATATTCATACTCAAATAAAAAGAGCTGACAGAAGGTTACCAATTCTTGATAGTTGTCTTTTTGTGTGACTACAGTTGGTAACATAGTTTGTAAGCGGGTAGCCGCAAGCAATGCTGGTGATTCCAATAAATAAAAAATTAGAAAGATATTGCATTGTAAGACTGTTGCTTCACTTTTAGTCAAGGGTTGATAAAAATAGTCTTTTTGTAGTTTCACGATGAAATCTTGGCTGATAGTTGCCGTGGGAATTCCTCTTGCCAAAAAATCAGTAAATTGTTGGGTAACTTTTTTTATCCGCCAATCATTTTCAGATAAATAGTGGTTGGTGAATAGTTTGAAATATAATGAGCAGGCTGCATTTTCAATTTCTGCCGCATCACAGCTGAAATTGGCGAAATAATCCTCTAAAATCTTGGCTTTAGCTAAAAATAATGGTGGTGGACAGCTAGGTTTTGGTAGTGGGTGGTGATTTTTAAGGCGTAGGCGCGCGATTAATAAACAAGATAAGCCGACCCATTCATTTAATAAGGTAGCACCCTGATGTGCTAACTTATCCAATACACGTAATTCTTCTTCAAGGGAAATATCTGCTGCAAATAAGTCTGCACCAAAAGCGCCAACCCCCAATAGCTTGAAAAACACAGCCTGGACGTTTTCTTCATCGCTACTAGTAATGGTCATTTGGCCGGCGTTTAGCCAAACATCATATTTTTTTAAGTAAAGAGATAGTGGACGAATTCTCCTTAATAAAGTTGACTGACTAATAAAATGTTCTTGGCAAAATTGCGTCAAGGTTTTTTCAGGAGTTAGTAAGATGGTTTTTAAAATCTGATACCCCAACGACTTTTGAACTAAAAAGCGGAGATACGCCGTTTCTTTACTATTATCTTTTTTCCAAATGACAATCCCTTTTTCAGGAACAAGGGATCCCCAGCCTAAAGCAAGAAAATCTTCTTCCAGTTCTAAAACTAGTTGCGCTGCTTTTTTATAGTTCATATTTAATTCAATACTTAGTTGATTAATGGAAAAGTGAGGGCCCCGCTGATTATTTATATGGTGTAATAAATCTCTTTTTTCGCTACTAATTTTATCTAAAACTATTGAAAATAGTTCATTTATGACCATATTTTATTCTCCTTGTGGCAATGGATCTGCTAATTTTCTTTAGTTTAACAAATGTAAAGAGAAAAAATGTCTAATCTTTTTTACGGATGATTAAAAAATAACCAAAAATGAGTATATTTATCGTGAGATTGCCTTTGGCTGGAAAAGACGCACACTTTAGGATTTCAATCTTTTACTCAAGCTATTTTTTGTTAGCCAATTGGAATAGTTGCAAACAGGGTGGCTGTTCTTCTTAACAAAATAGAAAACGAATCACAAAAAAAGACATCTGGCTAATATGTCTTTTTTTTGATACAGTTCATTATTTTTCATAACAGAGCTAAAGAACTTATTTTAGCAAAAAGGGCGAAAAATTAAGGTTTGTCAATTTTGACAAAAAGTACAGAAAAAATTGATATTTTATTGCTATTTAAAATTGAGATAACATTTGCTTTTTAGTTTTTGTTGCTGCTATAGCTTTTTGCCTAAAATAAATAAAAAGTGCTGTAATTTTTAATTATAAAATTATAAAATGATTAATTTGACGTTAGAAATAGATTTGTTATGATGTGGACGTAGAGCGATAATTTTGTCTAGAAAAGCTTCAGCCTGTGGTTGGTTATCGATTGAAGCTTTATAAAAAATTATCCAAATTTTAGAAGGGATAGGTGTGAAATGAAGAAAAAAGGAATCGCGCTTGCAGTACTTCTAACAGTAATCGCCCCTTTTATTATCCAATTATGTACAGGATTTGCCCAAACTGCCGCTGCTATTACACTGCCGCTTGCAAATAAAGAATACCTCATTATGGAAAATGAGATAGTAAAAGTTCAGGCTAAAGCACAAAGCGAAGATCAGAGGATTATCTGGCAGATTCACTACGAAAAAACTACTGATGAAGTGACACCGTATAAATTAAAATTCAATTTTGTAAATGGAAAAGCTGCACCAGCTAGTAATTGGCAAAATGAGAGGCAGTGGCTTCAAGAAACCAGTTTTACAGCCAAAAATGAAGGAACTTTGTTTGTAACGACACCAAAAACACAAACACGATTAAGGCTTTATATCCAAGCAGATCGACAAGATTGTCTTGAAACAGCTACTTTACAGAATGCTTTAAAAAAAAATGCCCTCACAGTTGATACAGAAAAATACCCCACAGTAAGAATTGTTCCCGATGTTTTCACCGGCAAAGACGCTGAGGAAAAAATTTTGACAATGAGTCAAACACAAACAAATTCTCTTAATGAATCAGACTCAAATAAACAATCCGTAATAAACGATTCAAGAGAAGAGAATAAAATGAACTCAGTTAAAACCAATGAAATACGCCCAACAGATCAACTGGCAAAAAGAACTACGCGTGCTGCTGTAACGGCAAAAGACTTAATCATCTCTCCTGATGTGTTGGCAAATGTCACCGTAAAATCTGCGGCAAAAGAAAATGGGGATGGTATCTGGACAGCTGGGGTAAAAACAGTCTCTAAACCTAATAGTACCCAACAGACTGGTGAAAAAAATGATTACAGTTATTATCAAGATGCAATAAAAACGAATAATCGTTATGCACAATTTTCTAAAGGCTCAGGTTCTAGTGTAATTGCCTATCCAATTGAGGCCGTTAAAAAACAAATTAAAAAAAATGGCACAGGCAGTATTTTACAATATACCGACACCAAAAATAAAAAGGTCGATGAAGTTATTGAGCTAAATTTTAGTGAAGTTGGTTTTTATCTCGATAGTAACAGTGACTTAAAGCCAGTAGGAGCTAAAGTTACAATTTCCAATATTCAAATTGGGGCAGGGCCAGATTGGTTGAAATGGGATAATAACGATTCGCTCTATCCCTGGCTGGAGTTTTCTAACAATCTTTTTTCTGGTGTTTTATACAGTTTTGTCCAAGGCTTTGATATTGATTTTGAGTTCTTTGTAAAAGGCGATACTGCAAAACTTGTTAATTTTGAAAAAAATGATAATTCAGTCTTTACTTTTGCTTCTTTAAACGGCTACGGAAAAGGAAATCTCCACCCTTCAAAAGATGCGGAAAATATCGCAATACACGAGTTTGCCGGACTAAGGAATAAAGAAGAAGGGCAACTTGTGGCAGATTCATTATTAAGCCAAAATGAAGGCGGAAAATATTATGCTACTGCAGATACAGGTGGAAAGTTTGATGACCATTTAGGAGCGGCAAACTTTAATTTAGCTGCCGTTTCTTTTGCCTTAACTGGAACAAAGCAAAGCTTTACTATGGGCTCTACCCAAGGCCGGGCTTGGAATACTTTTGCAAGTAGTCAAGTAAAAAAAGTGCAACAAAAAGCACCCACCAAAACGGTTCAACCGATAAAGCAATATAAAAAAGGCGATGCTTGGAATGAACCAACTGGCGCAAGCTCAGGATTTGAGCAACGTTATTGGAATGACTTAGATAGTTACGATGTAAAAAATATATTACCGTGGGATTTACCTAAAAACTATCGTCAAATACAACACAATGCAGAAACTGGAGCATTAGCAGCTGGGGTACCGCCAAAAGCGGCACGTTTTGTGGAGCCAAATAGCGAACATTATTATTTCATTAATCAAGAAACAATTAATCTGTATACGGAGTCAATTTTGATGCCAGAAAGTTATGTTATTACAGATACCCTACCAATAGGGGTCACAATTAAAGGTGCACTACAAGATGTGCTGACACTTTATAATTTAGATGGGCAAATACTTGAACTATCTGAAGAGGAGATAGCATATAATGCCAAAAATAGAGAATTAACAGTAATTATCTCGAAAGAAAATACCATGAACATTCATAAAAAGGCAGCTGAAAATGCCTTTAAAGGTCGGGACTTCAGCTTACGGGTTAAAGCAAGTGTCGTTGACAAATCAGATGAAACAAGCAGTGCTGTGATGACCAATAGCGCAAAAGTAAAGTTTGTTTATGCGGCAGAAAGCGATATGGAAGAAAAGCTCACCAATAAAGTACAAACGCGCTTAAAAGAGGCCACAGTTAATGTAACGTTGACAAAAATAACCGAAGGAAATGTGGCACTTGATGGCGCGGAATTTGGCTTATTTACAGATAAGACAGTTAGCACTGCTAAATATATGACCAAAGCAACGGATAAAACTGGAAAATTACAGTTTGAAAACGTGATACCGGGTCAATATTGGCTAAAGGAAACCAAAACGCCCACCGGTTTTCAAACAATGGAACCGCGTCAAGTGACCATTACAACTACCGGGGAAATGATAGCAACAGGAATAAGCAATAATCAAATAACAAATAAGTTAAAACCAATTCAAATTTTCTTAGAAAAAATTGACAGCAACGCACAGGCACTTTCAGGTGCAGTATTTAAATTGGTAAATCAGGCTACAAAACAGGAGTACCCTTTTGTAGCCACAAAAGAAGCGGGTAAATATGTGTTAGAAAATTGTCCTACTGGAAGTTATAAACTAATTGAAGAACAAGCTCCAGCAGGCTACGAAAAAATTAGCGACGCGATTGGA
The DNA window shown above is from Enterococcus montenegrensis and carries:
- a CDS encoding ligand-gated ion channel; the protein is MLKKWLTHYRKFNQQQKKLLWFWLLGLSIVFIGYIGYTTFYLYSDKQSENKYWSQYLHEKEQLTTSQQKQAKDAISVSTGVYVENINEISIRNSNFNVTFQVWFKWDDHHDLNMLEHYEIYNGQIKSQEILKESRVGKTNYQLARVNAVVTKTFWTTRFPLGSYQIRFYLEPKSPIENIVLQADRKNSSINENINISGFSVKRFDTNLFVQEYQNNKADPEANGNYTVTEFLTAIELNRENIGLYIKCFIALVGTLGWVLIVLFICTYHNVDPLGMIPSALFGTVSNILVGANLVPDALHTGLLEFVNIFGIIVILFSSFAVITINRQRSYYHDDDFAAFFGRHIFWMVAIFTVAGNILLPMAAYNF
- a CDS encoding DUF2316 family protein yields the protein MSLTTQQTIDTIAQLQENMCRASLSPTLIAEDFNVSPAKIERILHLEQSALEDPWILKVYLEEKLTQQGIVGVPFTALVGDYHQYWFLNSRKIDKMKLSRGDY
- a CDS encoding MarR family winged helix-turn-helix transcriptional regulator, yielding MLKSDSISEKIYQISNLQQNFVAQSLKYLELNPIQARSLNYIAQHPGTIQKNLAGYLEKPNATVTNILKSLEKADFIKRKIPVENERQKQLFLTAAGERVIGEVEQIFAQLNALVELELTAKEIDSLNQVLPKVASVFSKEKS
- a CDS encoding ABC transporter ATP-binding protein, which gives rise to MAMSVLMAIGPMLIYLVGGFLLTKGQLTIGGIITFASLLGRLYNPVTQLSNIQVDLMRSFALFERIFEYMDITPTIQNTPQAKDLTISRGEVLFTAVDFRYEENEVLNNINLQILPGETLALVGPSGAGKSTLTHLLTRLYDPTSGTVTIDNQNIKDVTFTSLRQNIGVVSQETFLFNGSIYDNLLYANENASKAEVIAATKAAYIHDFIMTLPNGYDTVVGNRGIKLSGGEKQRIAIARIILKNPQILILDEATSALDAISEYYVQKAMDNLMQNRTSIVIAHRLSTIANADQIAVMEHGQIIEQGEHNKLMSKNGLYAKLYQTQFKNTEAAA
- a CDS encoding ABC transporter transmembrane domain-containing protein, encoding MARMRFDFDQTKKPELTLSFIRRILNYFKPHALKLILVILLIFATSTLGLVPSLLLQKIVDIALPKHNLPQLGILVGLSISATILLNLLQVAQGYLSTWIAKNITLTMKNNLYRHLSFLPQSFFTTVKEGEILTRLTSDVDGIQQVFQTTFINALSSIFILATTLFALFSMNPILAAVALVTVPLFILPTRKVGKRRWQIAAASQSALSKLNQHTQETLSTSGSTLMKLFTKEDEAFSTFDEINQEVTALQIRESLAGR
- a CDS encoding MarR family winged helix-turn-helix transcriptional regulator, whose protein sequence is MKEEVLFEEFQRLNRLMRRRLKHKTKKEEFSFGQNRLLRILARHEGYSQKELAEMMHIRPASLSELLKKLSQKGYLIKKQNETDRRITNYFLTAEGKSYISSIQDEQKHLGQDLFATLSSVEKEQLHHILNKLTTRLEAE
- a CDS encoding TMEM175 family protein, with translation MSNLKERVLVFSDAIIAIILTIMVLEIPIKYASSGDIVWQTLLSAVGIYFISFCFVANLWFQTAYAFNRIEQVKNKSLVVYLLLLFFLSLVPAATRILIEDTTQQTVLIYGILTLIVTVLMRRLVTALTKQSITEINLQKRRVDELNRQDMLSFIARIIILIIGLFQVHVALVIYLALPILAFLQNMIDREEDRFVDTLDQTEQADYFADRNQIWGSSMKRYSKLLRDSLKDPNEKDSQQWEDIMKEWLGKVDQEIAMRQKAMKTASTHEQEHLQQEINRLQMQKSRLQERENHLEQRPFNRNHPKFQPSSKKTLSKK
- a CDS encoding helix-turn-helix domain-containing protein, which produces MVINELFSIVLDKISSEKRDLLHHINNQRGPHFSINQLSIELNMNYKKAAQLVLELEEDFLALGWGSLVPEKGIVIWKKDNSKETAYLRFLVQKSLGYQILKTILLTPEKTLTQFCQEHFISQSTLLRRIRPLSLYLKKYDVWLNAGQMTITSSDEENVQAVFFKLLGVGAFGADLFAADISLEEELRVLDKLAHQGATLLNEWVGLSCLLIARLRLKNHHPLPKPSCPPPLFLAKAKILEDYFANFSCDAAEIENAACSLYFKLFTNHYLSENDWRIKKVTQQFTDFLARGIPTATISQDFIVKLQKDYFYQPLTKSEATVLQCNIFLIFYLLESPALLAATRLQTMLPTVVTQKDNYQELVTFCQLFLFEYEYYLEKTLLSAQQVKDLPYFLAESVYPYVEKKHYQIELFVGIQPLPNYYMMTSLTNFLNQIKFVSYEIYQENTNYDFYIGVTKDHFTADKEVYPLALQHHAYQGELFQHLLDALQKKAQNPFSFAPTTLKKQSSLSLT
- a CDS encoding MSCRAMM family protein, whose protein sequence is MKKKGIALAVLLTVIAPFIIQLCTGFAQTAAAITLPLANKEYLIMENEIVKVQAKAQSEDQRIIWQIHYEKTTDEVTPYKLKFNFVNGKAAPASNWQNERQWLQETSFTAKNEGTLFVTTPKTQTRLRLYIQADRQDCLETATLQNALKKNALTVDTEKYPTVRIVPDVFTGKDAEEKILTMSQTQTNSLNESDSNKQSVINDSREENKMNSVKTNEIRPTDQLAKRTTRAAVTAKDLIISPDVLANVTVKSAAKENGDGIWTAGVKTVSKPNSTQQTGEKNDYSYYQDAIKTNNRYAQFSKGSGSSVIAYPIEAVKKQIKKNGTGSILQYTDTKNKKVDEVIELNFSEVGFYLDSNSDLKPVGAKVTISNIQIGAGPDWLKWDNNDSLYPWLEFSNNLFSGVLYSFVQGFDIDFEFFVKGDTAKLVNFEKNDNSVFTFASLNGYGKGNLHPSKDAENIAIHEFAGLRNKEEGQLVADSLLSQNEGGKYYATADTGGKFDDHLGAANFNLAAVSFALTGTKQSFTMGSTQGRAWNTFASSQVKKVQQKAPTKTVQPIKQYKKGDAWNEPTGASSGFEQRYWNDLDSYDVKNILPWDLPKNYRQIQHNAETGALAAGVPPKAARFVEPNSEHYYFINQETINLYTESILMPESYVITDTLPIGVTIKGALQDVLTLYNLDGQILELSEEEIAYNAKNRELTVIISKENTMNIHKKAAENAFKGRDFSLRVKASVVDKSDETSSAVMTNSAKVKFVYAAESDMEEKLTNKVQTRLKEATVNVTLTKITEGNVALDGAEFGLFTDKTVSTAKYMTKATDKTGKLQFENVIPGQYWLKETKTPTGFQTMEPRQVTITTTGEMIATGISNNQITNKLKPIQIFLEKIDSNAQALSGAVFKLVNQATKQEYPFVATKEAGKYVLENCPTGSYKLIEEQAPAGYEKISDAIGTLKITDTGEITYSLKGATVDKTKDTIKVNLPKVQNHLKKFDLTLVKKDAATEKTLTGVVFTLFDETGTQEISTKSTDAHGKLTFTGLLTAGKTYRLREVAPLAGYLPLNYDFIIKVANNGEISVTYNNKDWDYTSDNSATGDTNNFIALIIKNQARGSLPNTGGNGHHPFQLLGLGAIFVAGILGCCYQLKIRQKDAS